A genomic window from Thermoanaerobaculia bacterium includes:
- a CDS encoding cohesin domain-containing protein, whose amino-acid sequence MNRNISMVLFLLVLLPALFFPSILSCSLYAQTLTAPSLSVSCGDTDQILDITLDDAGGMLAYQFDIVFDPQLITPQSINTTPFSSSFPPFWNVSGDRITVASSSGSPHPGGGGVLCQIHISVSDTAPDGSTSPLDLQNALINDNPVAEIDGILSILCGCTGPPPDFALISPSDGALNLSTSFTLDWEDAGSPPDNATSYDLYLGRGSPPPLHTSGITQSTIDVTGLDSNATYYWYVTGINNCGQTPTPTWTFSTLQCTAPPSTFTNLSPEDGASGIVPPSVILDWETAQGAASYDLYLSSHFPPDLYRSQINVSQTTVADLVAGTAYYWFVRARNECGITDSPVWGFATQAEYTEYIPVVARDIGAHNTNWRSDLALFNPGDTSTPYTLTFRDASGDHPLSGTIEPGHSERFSDVVGAFTSSFKTAGNLQILSDRALIATSRTYNDLGDDGTFGQFVASVQPGDSLYGEGMRSGSTGYLLGLDDVDPFRTNIGFSEMCGEFTQVRVFSSSGTTSVDLQPYEWIQMPLEDLGLVFSSIARIEVLSGGCASTYASVVDNRTGDAIFIPVQPLPTGDSLETAIIIPVAARTSGNQDTLWRTDLWIYNSYQYDTDLAATYRSAEETLSTSIHLPAGSEFFIQDVLEDWFEITEGNTSGSLILEGPFVPITVRIYNDRGTQKGTYGQRVLAKTLEELSSSGSRIHLSHLTHNAEYRCNVGFTEVTGTETSLLIVLYDHDGNELGRKTYTVHPFSNLQISPIFEDMEIEGYFDSVRATVEVLSGGVIYAYASVVDNRNGDAIFIPAVP is encoded by the coding sequence ATGAACCGTAACATTTCCATGGTCCTTTTCCTTCTTGTTTTACTGCCCGCACTATTTTTCCCGTCCATCCTTTCCTGTTCCCTCTACGCCCAAACTCTTACCGCCCCTTCTCTCTCTGTTTCCTGCGGGGACACGGACCAGATCCTGGACATCACCCTCGACGATGCCGGAGGCATGCTGGCCTACCAGTTCGACATCGTCTTCGATCCCCAGCTGATCACACCCCAATCGATAAATACCACACCTTTTTCTTCCTCGTTTCCCCCCTTCTGGAACGTGTCCGGCGACCGGATCACAGTCGCATCATCCTCAGGGTCTCCCCACCCGGGAGGCGGAGGTGTGCTCTGTCAGATTCATATCTCGGTTTCAGATACAGCTCCGGATGGCTCCACTTCACCTCTGGACCTCCAGAATGCACTGATCAACGATAACCCCGTGGCAGAAATTGATGGAATATTGTCCATTCTGTGCGGATGTACAGGTCCACCACCCGATTTTGCTCTCATCTCCCCTTCCGACGGTGCATTGAATCTTTCGACCTCTTTCACTCTGGACTGGGAGGATGCCGGGAGCCCACCCGACAATGCAACGTCCTACGACCTCTACCTGGGACGGGGATCTCCCCCCCCCCTCCATACATCCGGCATTACCCAGTCCACAATCGATGTGACGGGCCTGGATAGCAACGCAACCTATTACTGGTATGTAACGGGGATCAACAATTGCGGACAGACACCCACTCCGACCTGGACCTTCTCTACACTCCAATGCACAGCCCCACCGAGCACCTTTACAAATCTTTCCCCGGAAGATGGGGCTTCGGGAATCGTCCCTCCTTCCGTCATCCTGGACTGGGAGACGGCCCAGGGGGCAGCCAGCTACGATCTCTATCTCTCCTCCCATTTTCCGCCGGATCTGTACCGCAGCCAGATCAATGTATCTCAGACCACGGTCGCCGATCTTGTTGCTGGAACAGCGTATTACTGGTTTGTCCGGGCAAGGAACGAATGTGGTATCACGGATAGTCCGGTATGGGGTTTTGCAACTCAGGCGGAGTACACGGAGTACATTCCCGTCGTCGCGAGGGACATAGGCGCCCACAATACCAACTGGCGTTCTGACCTGGCGCTCTTCAATCCAGGTGACACTTCCACACCCTATACATTGACGTTCCGTGACGCAAGCGGGGACCATCCGCTTTCCGGAACGATCGAGCCGGGCCACAGCGAGCGTTTCTCTGATGTCGTCGGTGCGTTTACATCCTCGTTCAAGACCGCCGGAAACCTCCAGATCCTTTCCGACAGGGCATTGATTGCAACCAGCCGTACATATAACGATCTCGGAGACGACGGCACCTTCGGCCAATTCGTTGCATCGGTTCAACCCGGAGATTCTCTCTATGGCGAAGGAATGCGATCTGGATCTACAGGGTATCTGCTGGGCCTGGACGACGTCGATCCTTTTCGAACGAACATCGGATTTTCTGAGATGTGCGGCGAATTCACACAGGTTCGCGTATTCAGTTCATCGGGAACCACCTCGGTAGATCTGCAGCCCTACGAGTGGATTCAGATGCCTCTGGAAGATCTGGGACTTGTCTTTTCTTCCATTGCCCGGATCGAAGTTCTATCCGGAGGATGCGCATCGACGTATGCCTCGGTTGTGGATAATCGAACCGGGGATGCCATCTTCATCCCCGTTCAGCCCCTTCCCACCGGAGACTCTTTGGAAACCGCAATCATCATCCCGGTTGCGGCACGAACTTCGGGCAACCAGGACACTCTCTGGCGGACGGACCTGTGGATCTATAATTCGTATCAATACGATACCGATCTTGCCGCCACTTACAGAAGTGCAGAAGAAACCCTTTCCACCTCTATTCACCTCCCGGCCGGATCGGAATTCTTTATCCAGGATGTTCTGGAGGACTGGTTTGAAATCACGGAGGGAAACACCTCGGGAAGCCTGATACTGGAGGGCCCCTTTGTTCCCATTACGGTCCGGATATACAATGACAGGGGAACGCAAAAGGGAACCTATGGTCAGAGGGTCCTTGCCAAAACCCTGGAGGAATTGTCCTCATCAGGTTCCCGGATTCACCTGTCCCACCTGACCCACAATGCCGAGTACCGGTGCAATGTCGGTTTCACGGAGGTCACAGGTACGGAAACCAGCCTCCTGATCGTCCTCTATGACCATGACGGTAACGAGCTTGGGAGAAAAACCTATACTGTACATCCCTTTTCCAACCTTCAAATCAGTCCGATCTTTGAGGATATGGAAATTGAGGGCTATTTCGATTCCGTTCGGGCAACGGTTGAAGTTTTATCGGGAGGGGTTATTTATGCGTATGCATCTGTCGTGGATAACCGGAATGGAGACGCGATATTTATACCGGCTGTTCCTTGA
- a CDS encoding sulfatase → MYNLCLFMILDYPTFDWAALVRLYKLELFHMLALKVRMNLVANVDMIYGPILVLVAYLIVKYLYFRIRSKCTVTLLRNALLPVFYGAVLAFTIPLICLTQSLTLDVQKLNTGIVTLVLIAWILFTLISVRYEEKPGVLGVGIVTGSCILGMVILYAATFLVPRGHAKASLPDIILVVVDALRYDQVFDSTERLGTIQTIADGAMKFHDVRTTSTWTCPSVLSLFTGMLPHMHGVDYGNPFPARNLVQIQDVLANVGYRCVSIQTNPLLFRWGDRDFSKSIKRDNGDARFVIDQAIRFLQDSREPVFQYLHFMEPHLPYKHAEQDMVSIIPDLTLEREPILNGYYELPEAHRPFFVSELRSVYCNEFMHVNRELERLINELKVRNTFDRTLLIVMSDHGEEFFDHGLYTHGHSMYDEVLHVPLIVRLPVDMRHRQRGEEDWQPRSIIDIFPTLMDLLGISRAQSREGISLLEPSPGNRWIYSEQSLYGGELESVIRSDVKYILYSSEVTNIPPKHYWTHTEALAREGFELLDLSIDPMEHNPIRDPADPRVSAMERQRRKMLGTIGQTKVVPDEEQVKALKSVGYIQ, encoded by the coding sequence ATGTATAACCTCTGTCTCTTTATGATTCTGGATTATCCGACCTTCGACTGGGCGGCGTTGGTGAGGTTGTACAAACTTGAACTTTTTCACATGCTAGCCTTGAAGGTTCGGATGAACCTGGTCGCGAATGTCGACATGATCTACGGCCCGATCCTGGTCCTCGTCGCATACTTGATAGTGAAGTATCTCTATTTCCGCATTCGATCGAAATGCACCGTCACTCTTCTTCGAAATGCGTTGCTGCCCGTTTTCTACGGTGCAGTTCTGGCCTTCACGATCCCCCTGATCTGCCTGACACAGTCCCTTACGCTGGATGTGCAGAAATTGAATACCGGTATTGTGACTCTGGTTCTCATCGCCTGGATCCTCTTTACCCTTATTTCCGTCCGGTATGAGGAAAAGCCCGGCGTTCTGGGCGTCGGAATTGTCACGGGCAGCTGTATCCTCGGGATGGTGATCCTTTACGCAGCGACATTTCTTGTACCCAGGGGACACGCCAAGGCGTCACTGCCGGACATTATCCTTGTCGTCGTGGATGCCCTGAGGTACGACCAGGTGTTCGATTCCACGGAGAGGCTGGGAACCATCCAGACAATCGCTGATGGGGCGATGAAGTTTCACGACGTGCGGACGACCTCAACCTGGACCTGTCCCTCTGTCCTCTCCTTGTTTACAGGAATGCTTCCTCATATGCATGGTGTCGATTACGGGAATCCCTTTCCGGCAAGGAACCTGGTACAGATTCAGGATGTTTTGGCCAATGTCGGGTATCGATGCGTGTCCATTCAAACCAACCCCCTGCTATTCCGCTGGGGTGACCGTGATTTTTCGAAATCGATCAAGCGGGACAATGGAGATGCCAGATTTGTCATCGATCAGGCTATTCGATTTTTACAGGATAGCCGCGAGCCCGTATTTCAATACCTTCATTTCATGGAGCCGCATCTACCCTATAAGCATGCCGAGCAGGACATGGTATCCATCATTCCCGATCTGACCCTGGAACGGGAGCCCATACTGAACGGGTACTACGAATTACCGGAAGCGCATCGTCCATTTTTTGTCAGTGAGCTTCGTTCCGTCTACTGTAACGAATTTATGCACGTGAACCGGGAACTGGAAAGGCTGATCAACGAACTCAAGGTCAGGAATACGTTCGATCGCACCCTGCTGATCGTGATGAGCGATCACGGCGAAGAATTTTTTGACCACGGGCTCTACACGCACGGCCATTCCATGTACGATGAAGTTCTTCATGTCCCCCTGATTGTCCGGCTACCGGTGGACATGAGACATCGACAACGGGGAGAAGAGGATTGGCAACCTCGTTCCATAATCGATATCTTCCCCACACTCATGGATCTTCTTGGTATTTCAAGGGCACAGTCCAGGGAGGGAATATCGCTTCTGGAACCTTCCCCGGGTAATCGCTGGATCTATTCGGAGCAGTCTCTGTACGGTGGGGAGTTGGAAAGTGTCATTCGAAGTGATGTGAAATATATTCTTTACAGTTCTGAAGTCACCAATATTCCTCCGAAACATTACTGGACCCATACAGAAGCCCTGGCAAGAGAAGGATTCGAACTCCTGGACCTGTCCATCGATCCGATGGAGCATAACCCGATTCGGGATCCCGCCGATCCCCGGGTCTCGGCCATGGAACGGCAGAGAAGAAAGATGCTGGGAACGATTGGACAAACAAAAGTTGTTCCCGATGAAGAACAGGTGAAGGCTTTGAAATCGGTGGGGTATATCCAGTAA
- a CDS encoding DUF1365 domain-containing protein, which produces MTAFLYTGRVMHTRTHPVAHAFAYPYFALSADIDNLRALDHECRLFGYNRWRPFSLYDKDYLEPDDQSIRKKILARVDEASASRETDKIILVTMPRFMGTAFNPVSFYFLYDNEGRLRHMISEVNSTFGERHIYKVSPVKSGEETFYTRGTHSKELYVSPYFGIEGHYEFAFRDIRECLDIRINLIVEGNTVFRSRVKGEALPLHDWILFKTILTHPLTLMMTVPRILRQAYLLYTKRQLSIREKPFPVHPHTISTGKEPVLQKILTSFLLRRLAEGFHGPKNRRSKEAP; this is translated from the coding sequence GACAGCATTTCTTTACACAGGCCGTGTGATGCATACCAGAACCCATCCGGTAGCCCATGCCTTTGCGTACCCCTATTTTGCCCTTTCCGCTGACATTGATAATCTTCGCGCACTTGATCATGAATGCCGTCTTTTCGGCTATAACCGCTGGCGGCCCTTTTCCCTGTATGATAAGGATTACCTGGAACCGGACGATCAGTCAATCCGGAAGAAAATTCTAGCCAGAGTGGATGAAGCGTCTGCCTCGCGAGAGACCGACAAAATTATTCTCGTGACGATGCCGCGTTTTATGGGTACAGCCTTTAATCCAGTCAGCTTTTATTTCCTTTACGACAACGAGGGCCGACTGCGGCACATGATCTCAGAAGTAAACAGCACATTTGGTGAGCGACACATCTACAAGGTTTCTCCCGTAAAATCCGGGGAAGAGACATTCTACACCAGGGGAACCCATTCAAAAGAGCTCTACGTCTCCCCCTATTTTGGCATTGAAGGGCATTATGAATTTGCCTTCCGTGATATTCGTGAATGTCTTGATATACGCATAAACCTGATCGTGGAAGGGAACACCGTATTTCGGTCACGAGTAAAGGGAGAAGCCCTGCCACTTCACGATTGGATCCTTTTCAAAACCATCCTCACCCACCCTCTTACCTTAATGATGACTGTACCAAGAATCCTTCGCCAGGCGTATCTCCTCTACACAAAGAGACAATTATCCATCAGAGAAAAACCTTTCCCTGTGCATCCCCACACGATTTCTACGGGTAAGGAACCGGTCCTTCAAAAAATCCTGACATCTTTCCTCCTGAGGCGACTGGCAGAGGGTTTCCATGGGCCGAAAAACAGACGATCGAAAGAGGCTCCATAG
- a CDS encoding cyclopropane-fatty-acyl-phospholipid synthase family protein — MGRKTDDRKRLHSMSRSVPSGIPESDLAWQWTGFQRMCSKILFHALSKLKSGSLQVKIVNEPSVRIGQASSSGTHASIAIHDPAFFPRVLFGGEIGLGETFTDGLWSSDDLTSLIGFFIENMDVLDDRKITLTFPARMIHTLHHLLRKNTLEGSKKNIRAHYDLSNQFFQTFLDEKMVYSCARFNSDGDTLEEAQLNKIYDLIQKMDIHENHHILEIGTGWGALALEAAKVKRCKVTTITLSREQYEYTRARVVAAGLDHRVFVLFQDFRTMQGSFDRIISIEMIEAIGHENLGMFFETCCNLLTQGGILVLQTITIPDQRYPAYRKSSDWIRKYIFPGGHLPSLTALSRAATRHSSFVLQHLENIGPHYARTIREWRYRFLHSLDEIRSLGFGDPLIRTWIYYLSYCEAAFQWRYLNDLQLIFTRPGISLEEQTL, encoded by the coding sequence ATGGGCCGAAAAACAGACGATCGAAAGAGGCTCCATAGTATGTCCAGGTCCGTTCCTTCTGGAATACCAGAGTCAGATCTTGCCTGGCAATGGACGGGATTTCAGCGGATGTGCTCGAAAATCCTCTTCCATGCTCTTTCAAAACTGAAGAGTGGAAGTCTCCAGGTGAAGATAGTCAATGAGCCTTCTGTTCGAATAGGACAGGCATCTTCCTCAGGTACACACGCTTCGATAGCCATCCATGATCCCGCATTCTTTCCCAGGGTTCTTTTTGGGGGAGAAATTGGATTGGGGGAGACCTTCACAGATGGGCTCTGGTCCTCTGATGACCTGACCTCCCTGATCGGCTTCTTTATCGAGAACATGGATGTTCTGGATGATCGCAAGATTACCCTCACATTCCCCGCGAGAATGATTCATACGCTTCATCACCTGCTTCGGAAAAACACCTTGGAAGGCAGTAAAAAAAATATCAGGGCTCATTACGATCTCAGCAACCAATTTTTTCAGACTTTTCTGGATGAAAAGATGGTGTATAGCTGCGCCCGATTTAACTCGGATGGCGACACTCTGGAAGAAGCTCAGTTGAATAAAATTTATGACCTTATTCAGAAGATGGACATCCACGAGAACCATCATATTCTTGAAATCGGAACAGGGTGGGGAGCCCTGGCATTGGAAGCTGCAAAAGTTAAGAGATGTAAAGTCACGACAATCACCCTTTCAAGGGAACAATATGAATATACACGGGCCCGTGTTGTTGCGGCAGGATTGGATCACAGGGTTTTCGTTCTTTTTCAGGACTTTCGCACGATGCAAGGATCGTTTGACCGAATCATCTCCATTGAAATGATCGAGGCTATCGGACACGAGAACCTGGGCATGTTCTTTGAAACATGTTGCAACCTCCTTACACAGGGAGGCATTCTCGTTTTACAGACGATCACGATCCCGGACCAGCGCTATCCAGCATATCGGAAGAGTTCTGACTGGATTCGCAAATATATCTTTCCAGGCGGTCATCTTCCTTCGCTGACAGCTTTGAGTCGTGCCGCAACCCGACACTCCTCCTTTGTCCTGCAGCACCTGGAAAACATTGGTCCTCATTATGCACGGACTATCCGAGAATGGAGATACCGGTTTTTACATTCACTTGACGAAATCCGCAGTCTGGGATTTGGCGACCCGCTGATTCGGACATGGATCTATTACCTTTCCTATTGTGAAGCAGCCTTTCAATGGCGCTACTTAAACGATCTTCAATTAATCTTCACCCGGCCAGGGATATCTCTCGAGGAACAAACTCTATGA
- a CDS encoding DUF1295 domain-containing protein, whose amino-acid sequence MNLFVVIMIGWMAVALMMFLLWLLHFPIKNAALVDVGWSLGVPLVTMIYSFLLEAHTIREILVLSVSSLWGLRLGLYLLFTRILGHTEEGRYQNLRKTWNKHTSVKFFLFFQFQGILDLIFSVPFLLILRNPEQSIHPAEWFCLGLWVVAFSGNGIADAQLHRFLKQPANRGRTCREGLWRYSRHPNYFFEFLMWVALACMALPSSFGYIAFFIPLLLLYFLFRITGIPATEAQALRTRGEDYRHYQKTTSAFIPWIPKRSKSDLH is encoded by the coding sequence ATGAACCTATTCGTAGTAATCATGATCGGCTGGATGGCTGTCGCCCTGATGATGTTCCTGCTGTGGTTGTTGCACTTCCCCATAAAAAATGCGGCGCTCGTCGATGTAGGCTGGTCCCTGGGTGTACCCTTAGTAACCATGATTTACTCGTTTTTACTTGAGGCGCACACCATCAGAGAAATATTAGTGCTCTCCGTTTCCTCTCTTTGGGGCCTTCGGCTTGGATTGTACCTTCTTTTCACGCGGATTCTTGGGCATACCGAAGAGGGACGGTATCAAAACCTGAGAAAAACATGGAATAAGCATACTTCTGTTAAGTTTTTTCTTTTCTTTCAGTTCCAGGGCATTCTGGATCTGATATTCTCTGTACCTTTTCTTCTCATACTCAGAAACCCCGAACAATCGATTCACCCTGCGGAGTGGTTCTGCCTGGGCCTATGGGTTGTGGCATTTTCTGGTAATGGCATTGCTGATGCACAGCTGCATCGTTTTCTTAAGCAACCCGCAAACCGGGGGCGCACCTGCAGAGAGGGACTCTGGAGATATTCCCGCCACCCCAACTACTTTTTTGAGTTTCTCATGTGGGTAGCCCTGGCATGCATGGCCCTCCCATCCTCCTTTGGCTATATCGCATTTTTTATCCCCCTTCTCCTTCTTTACTTTCTTTTCCGTATCACGGGGATCCCAGCCACGGAGGCGCAGGCGCTTCGAACCCGGGGAGAAGATTACAGGCATTATCAGAAAACGACCTCCGCGTTCATCCCCTGGATCCCGAAGCGGTCGAAATCAGATCTCCACTGA
- the hflK gene encoding FtsH protease activity modulator HflK: MGEPVIIDFPPKWPKIPGKAVFWILGGIFLLIFFATSYYQVEPNETAVILRFGKLHGTASYGPHFKLPFGIDRVFKVKTDFQYKMEFGFRTLEAGQHTRYSPEEFDQESLMLTGDLNIADVEWVVQYQISEPMKYLFQLRNVEDTIRDVTETAMRAAVGDLAFDKVIKSSRETIETEVLQNLQAILNAYDVGVQVKLVQLQDVHPPDPVKDSFDEVNRAKQEMEQMLNEAQREYNKVIYKVEGEAKQMISEAEGYAVARINRAEGEAKRFEDLMKEYQRAREVTRQRLYLEALQEVMTKVGKVYVIDADQKSLIPYLPLDREVKP, translated from the coding sequence ATGGGTGAACCCGTCATAATTGATTTTCCCCCCAAATGGCCGAAGATTCCCGGGAAGGCAGTGTTCTGGATCCTGGGAGGTATCTTTCTGCTGATCTTTTTTGCGACTTCCTACTACCAGGTTGAACCGAACGAAACGGCCGTGATTCTTCGTTTTGGCAAGCTTCACGGAACAGCTTCGTACGGACCTCATTTCAAGCTCCCCTTTGGTATTGATCGCGTTTTCAAGGTTAAAACCGATTTTCAGTACAAGATGGAATTTGGATTCCGGACCCTGGAGGCTGGGCAACACACGCGTTACAGTCCGGAAGAATTCGACCAGGAATCGCTGATGCTCACGGGGGACTTGAATATTGCGGACGTCGAGTGGGTCGTGCAGTACCAGATCAGTGAGCCCATGAAGTACCTGTTTCAGCTTCGCAACGTTGAGGACACGATCCGCGACGTGACCGAAACTGCCATGCGTGCCGCTGTCGGTGATTTGGCCTTTGATAAGGTCATTAAATCCTCAAGAGAGACCATTGAAACGGAAGTACTGCAGAACCTTCAGGCGATCCTGAATGCCTATGATGTGGGTGTTCAGGTCAAGCTGGTCCAGCTCCAGGATGTTCATCCGCCGGATCCTGTCAAAGATTCATTCGATGAGGTGAACCGGGCCAAGCAGGAAATGGAGCAGATGCTGAACGAAGCGCAACGGGAATATAACAAGGTCATCTACAAGGTCGAAGGCGAAGCCAAGCAGATGATCAGTGAGGCGGAAGGTTACGCAGTCGCCCGCATTAACCGTGCCGAGGGTGAGGCTAAACGATTTGAGGATCTCATGAAAGAGTATCAGAGAGCCCGGGAAGTTACCCGCCAGCGGCTGTACCTCGAAGCTCTTCAGGAGGTGATGACCAAGGTCGGCAAGGTTTATGTCATCGATGCCGACCAGAAGAGCCTCATCCCCTACCTTCCGCTGGACAGGGAGGTGAAACCATGA
- the hflC gene encoding protease modulator HflC, with amino-acid sequence MRTSIVAGVVVLVLLIACSSCVYIVNEWQQAIVVMLGKPVGDPVTKAGIHFRIPFFQTVHIFDKRILAWDGDPERIPTLDNKFIFVDAYARWQISDALRFYQTVVDERGAQTRLDDILDGTVRDVISSYPLAEIVRSTGQTIVTGEETRNEEGQRKEITSHIFERTSAKIKELELGIKLIDFQVKRIDYTSQVQGKVYERMISEQQQIAEKYRAQGTGGKAEIEGQVEKRKNEIESDAYRQTEEIRGKADATATRIYARAYNQDPEFYQFVKSLETYRQTLKGNDTLILTTKSDLYRYLKSLR; translated from the coding sequence ATGAGAACTTCCATCGTTGCCGGTGTAGTTGTTCTGGTTCTTCTTATCGCCTGTTCCTCCTGTGTCTACATTGTCAATGAATGGCAGCAGGCCATAGTGGTCATGCTGGGAAAACCCGTGGGAGATCCCGTGACGAAAGCTGGGATTCACTTCCGCATTCCTTTCTTTCAGACCGTTCACATCTTTGATAAGCGAATCCTTGCCTGGGACGGAGATCCGGAACGGATCCCCACGCTGGATAATAAGTTCATCTTTGTGGATGCTTATGCACGGTGGCAGATTTCCGATGCGCTCAGGTTTTACCAGACCGTCGTGGACGAAAGGGGTGCACAGACCCGACTCGATGATATCCTGGACGGAACGGTCCGGGACGTGATTTCGAGTTATCCCCTCGCTGAAATCGTGCGTTCAACGGGACAGACCATCGTTACAGGGGAAGAAACAAGGAATGAAGAGGGTCAGAGAAAAGAGATAACATCTCATATTTTTGAGCGCACATCGGCAAAAATTAAAGAACTGGAACTGGGGATCAAGCTGATCGATTTCCAGGTGAAGAGGATTGACTATACCTCCCAGGTTCAAGGGAAAGTTTATGAGCGTATGATTTCTGAACAGCAGCAGATCGCGGAAAAATACAGAGCTCAGGGAACGGGAGGAAAGGCTGAAATCGAGGGGCAGGTGGAGAAACGGAAGAATGAAATCGAGTCCGATGCCTACCGTCAAACGGAGGAGATCCGCGGTAAGGCCGATGCTACGGCCACTCGAATTTATGCCCGGGCCTATAATCAGGACCCGGAATTCTATCAGTTCGTCAAGAGCCTCGAAACCTACCGTCAGACCCTGAAGGGCAATGACACGCTGATCCTTACCACCAAGAGCGATCTCTATCGGTATCTGAAGAGCCTGCGCTGA
- a CDS encoding cyclopropane-fatty-acyl-phospholipid synthase family protein has product MIRWGIRRLLARRLREEHADNGEASIQRQQDLILRLSQSPIALHTRDANEQHYEVPTSFFEKVLGKRLKYSCGYWPEGVRDLDSAEQASLQMVIDRAEIQNGQTILDLGCGWGSLSLFLAENFPEASITSVSNSSTQRTFIENRCRTLGYDNVTVITADINAFSPPAAYDRIISIEMFEHIRNYCLLMNRISHWMKPGGKLFVHHFSNVHVAYPFETGGDSDWMARYFFTGGMMPSDDFLLHFQQDLQVLRRWRLNGNHYRKTCEAWLNNMDSHKKTIQDQFKDRYGKKDAMKLWSYWRVFFMACSELFGYHNGEEWVVSHYLFGRREDGPGV; this is encoded by the coding sequence ATGATCCGATGGGGAATTCGCAGGCTTCTTGCCAGACGCCTCAGAGAAGAGCACGCCGACAACGGTGAAGCCAGTATTCAGAGACAACAGGACTTGATCCTCCGATTGAGTCAAAGTCCGATAGCCCTCCACACACGGGACGCCAATGAGCAGCACTATGAGGTTCCAACATCCTTTTTTGAAAAGGTACTTGGCAAGCGTCTCAAATACTCCTGCGGATACTGGCCGGAAGGAGTGCGAGACCTGGACAGCGCGGAACAGGCATCCCTGCAAATGGTTATCGATCGAGCAGAGATTCAAAACGGTCAGACTATCTTAGACCTTGGGTGTGGTTGGGGTTCACTTTCGCTTTTCCTTGCCGAGAACTTTCCGGAGGCTTCGATCACCTCGGTCAGTAACAGCAGCACCCAGCGAACCTTTATTGAAAATCGCTGCCGAACTCTCGGGTATGACAATGTCACGGTAATTACTGCAGACATCAATGCATTTTCCCCACCGGCCGCCTACGACAGGATTATCTCCATCGAAATGTTTGAACACATCCGGAACTATTGCCTGCTTATGAATCGGATTTCTCACTGGATGAAACCCGGCGGCAAACTGTTTGTGCACCACTTTTCGAATGTTCATGTTGCCTATCCCTTTGAAACCGGAGGAGATTCGGACTGGATGGCTCGATACTTTTTTACCGGGGGAATGATGCCGTCAGACGATTTTCTCTTGCACTTCCAGCAGGACTTGCAGGTTTTGCGGAGATGGCGATTAAATGGAAATCACTATCGAAAAACCTGTGAGGCATGGCTGAACAATATGGATTCTCACAAAAAGACCATTCAGGATCAGTTCAAGGATAGGTACGGGAAGAAGGATGCCATGAAACTGTGGTCATACTGGAGAGTCTTTTTTATGGCCTGCAGTGAATTGTTTGGATACCATAATGGAGAAGAATGGGTTGTCTCTCACTACCTGTTTGGCAGGCGGGAGGATGGTCCCGGCGTATAA
- a CDS encoding DUF1475 family protein produces MKRLLMLYCGVVFLSMTVVTIHASLDRNVFLAAADLWSDPWGKATLFDTYFSFVAIWFWIAWREKNWMERVAWLVGILTLGNFAIAVYVFLSLRTCHGDPMTHLFTGKR; encoded by the coding sequence GTGAAACGATTACTCATGCTTTATTGTGGTGTGGTTTTTTTGTCCATGACAGTGGTCACGATCCATGCAAGTCTTGACAGGAATGTTTTCCTGGCGGCGGCCGATTTATGGAGTGATCCCTGGGGAAAGGCGACGCTTTTTGACACCTATTTTTCCTTTGTGGCCATCTGGTTCTGGATTGCGTGGCGCGAGAAGAACTGGATGGAACGGGTTGCCTGGTTGGTGGGGATTCTGACTCTGGGCAACTTTGCCATTGCTGTATATGTATTTCTTTCCCTCAGAACCTGTCATGGAGATCCGATGACTCACCTTTTTACGGGGAAGAGGTAA